A genomic region of [Eubacterium] eligens ATCC 27750 contains the following coding sequences:
- the mscL gene encoding large conductance mechanosensitive channel protein MscL, giving the protein MKKFIQEFKEFALKGNVMNLAVGVIIGAAFQSIVTALTSSFINPLIAVVTGGTNGEGVTVGGTFTIRGVVFDYGSFITAVINFLIMAFVLFLLVKAMNKMMSLGKKKEEPAPTTKDCPYCFSKISVKATRCPFCTTELVDKK; this is encoded by the coding sequence ATGAAAAAATTCATTCAGGAATTTAAAGAATTTGCTTTGAAAGGAAATGTTATGAATCTGGCAGTAGGTGTTATTATCGGTGCTGCATTTCAGAGCATTGTAACAGCACTTACAAGCAGTTTTATTAATCCGCTTATTGCCGTAGTTACAGGTGGTACTAATGGTGAGGGTGTTACCGTTGGTGGTACATTTACAATAAGAGGAGTTGTGTTTGATTATGGTTCATTCATAACAGCAGTTATTAATTTCCTTATTATGGCATTTGTTCTGTTCCTTTTAGTTAAAGCAATGAACAAGATGATGAGCTTAGGTAAGAAGAAAGAAGAACCGGCTCCAACTACAAAGGATTGTCCATACTGTTTCAGCAAGATATCTGTTAAGGCAACAAGATGTCCTTTCTGTACAACTGAATTAGTAGATAAGAAATAA